From the genome of Pseudomonas sp. gcc21, one region includes:
- a CDS encoding YebG family protein: protein MAVEIVYRSSRDPEQLFMDKAEADRHDKMLELAEALGEVLLKAVPSLSEQQAEEASLFMARRRDIFAKAFKNNADALAALDEEASQKS from the coding sequence ATGGCCGTTGAAATTGTGTATCGAAGCAGCAGAGACCCGGAGCAGCTATTCATGGATAAAGCCGAAGCCGACCGTCACGATAAAATGCTGGAACTGGCTGAAGCGCTTGGTGAGGTGTTGTTAAAAGCCGTACCCTCATTATCAGAACAACAGGCCGAGGAGGCGAGCCTCTTCATGGCGAGACGTCGGGATATCTTTGCCAAAGCGTTCAAGAATAATGCCGACGCGTTGGCAGCGTTGGACGAAGAGGCATCGCAAAAGAGCTGA
- a CDS encoding flippase translates to MKAALEFKRYLSNSSWMLGEKILMLGIGLTATVVLARYLGPEDFGYLNYALSLVALLTIVCHLGLTGLVVKELRVRPDQEDRILSSVFMTKVVASFIAYAILISTWFIGQDRDFLVLALIGLALFFTPFEVLIDWFQARVKAKYAAIAGAVGQLGGNGLKIILAVAGLGLVWIAAAHVVIIMLTSLILVIYALALKRSFRFDFSWPLTKELLGKSFLIFLGSLSAVIYLKVDQIMLQYILGDNAVGQYAAASKLSEAWYLIPTVLMASIFPKIIDVRDHSEEKYKRLMQVIFDLLFLSAFCLSVVVFLLSDWVIDLLYGDAYSAAAQVLSVHIFASIFVFMRALFSKWIILEEVFIFSLITQGLGAISNIVLNYFFIRSHGVAGAAVATLISYSIAGYFSLLLSSKTRALFVMMSKSMLFHAFISVPETIKELRRG, encoded by the coding sequence ATGAAGGCAGCTTTAGAGTTCAAGCGCTACCTTTCCAATTCCAGCTGGATGCTCGGCGAAAAAATTCTGATGCTGGGCATTGGCCTCACGGCGACAGTGGTGCTGGCGCGTTACCTGGGCCCGGAAGATTTTGGCTATCTTAACTACGCGCTGTCGCTGGTGGCTTTGCTGACAATTGTCTGTCACCTTGGGCTGACCGGTCTGGTGGTCAAGGAGTTGCGGGTAAGGCCGGATCAAGAAGACCGTATCCTCTCGTCGGTTTTTATGACCAAGGTGGTCGCATCGTTCATCGCCTATGCGATATTGATCAGCACCTGGTTCATTGGCCAGGACCGGGATTTTCTGGTCCTGGCCCTGATCGGACTGGCGCTGTTTTTTACGCCCTTCGAGGTCTTGATCGACTGGTTTCAGGCGCGCGTCAAAGCGAAGTATGCCGCTATCGCCGGCGCGGTAGGCCAGCTGGGTGGAAACGGCCTCAAGATCATCCTTGCGGTGGCGGGGCTAGGCTTGGTATGGATCGCGGCCGCGCATGTGGTCATCATTATGCTGACCTCGCTGATTCTGGTCATCTACGCTCTGGCACTGAAGCGCTCGTTCCGTTTCGACTTTTCCTGGCCCTTGACCAAGGAATTGCTTGGCAAGAGCTTTCTTATTTTTCTGGGTTCACTGTCTGCTGTGATCTACCTCAAGGTAGATCAGATCATGTTGCAGTATATCTTGGGGGATAATGCCGTCGGCCAATATGCCGCCGCTTCCAAACTGTCGGAAGCCTGGTATCTCATTCCGACAGTATTGATGGCATCCATCTTTCCGAAGATCATTGATGTACGTGATCACAGCGAAGAGAAGTACAAGCGGCTGATGCAAGTCATATTCGACCTGCTGTTCCTTTCAGCTTTCTGTTTGTCTGTTGTGGTATTTCTGCTCTCTGACTGGGTGATTGATCTGCTGTATGGCGATGCTTACTCGGCTGCGGCGCAGGTGCTTTCAGTCCACATATTCGCGTCGATATTCGTATTCATGCGGGCGCTGTTCAGCAAGTGGATCATTCTGGAAGAAGTTTTCATCTTTTCCCTGATTACCCAGGGACTCGGTGCGATCAGCAATATTGTTTTGAATTACTTTTTTATCAGAAGTCATGGCGTGGCGGGTGCAGCCGTTGCTACTTTGATTTCTTATTCCATAGCAGGCTATTTCAGCCTGCTGCTGTCGAGCAAGACTCGGGCGTTGTTCGTGATGATGAGCAAAAGCATGCTGTTTCATGCATTCATCAGCGTACCCGAGACGATCAAAGAATTGAGGCGAGGTTAG
- a CDS encoding nitroreductase family protein, whose product MEKLKVALKKVLRPESIQSLKQYQGKLSLAWLRALSRSAILRRFHYAFFSDAFDREARAVVGGHLRHEENQSGTESVNYFLRRAIHRIEKGLIMQPRRDVFAVDYIMQTVDSYRDSLAGTVDRDEVSWAHDVLKSYFETAGNHPNIDAARAVFRELPSPYSCASSLRHPDSERVPFAAYMQAPPVDFQSFTELCMRRRSVRWYQDRPVPRDIIDNAVAMAVQSPSACNRQPYKFMIFDDPGSVAQVSELPMGVAGFSHNFPAMVAVVGRLRAYPHVRDRHVIYIDGALAAMSFMFALETQGVASCSINWPDIPEREDAATRLLNLEPDERIVMFISVGYAAEEGLVPYSQKLSLDEARVYSSLGAHGE is encoded by the coding sequence ATGGAAAAGCTGAAAGTAGCCCTGAAGAAAGTACTGCGGCCAGAAAGCATTCAAAGTCTGAAGCAGTATCAAGGAAAACTTTCGCTCGCCTGGCTACGTGCATTGTCTCGTTCAGCTATTCTGCGGCGGTTCCATTATGCTTTTTTCTCCGATGCGTTTGATCGGGAAGCACGTGCGGTGGTTGGCGGCCATCTTCGGCATGAAGAGAATCAATCCGGTACCGAATCGGTTAATTATTTCCTCAGGCGCGCCATCCATCGCATTGAGAAAGGACTGATCATGCAGCCTCGCCGCGATGTGTTTGCGGTGGATTACATCATGCAGACAGTCGACTCCTATCGCGATTCGCTGGCCGGAACCGTGGACCGCGACGAAGTCAGCTGGGCGCACGACGTACTCAAGTCGTATTTCGAAACCGCCGGAAATCATCCGAATATCGACGCTGCCCGCGCTGTTTTCCGAGAGCTGCCTTCACCTTATTCCTGTGCCTCAAGCCTGCGCCATCCCGATTCAGAAAGAGTGCCCTTTGCTGCATATATGCAAGCGCCACCGGTGGATTTCCAGTCGTTTACAGAACTGTGCATGCGCCGCCGATCGGTGCGTTGGTATCAGGACCGCCCGGTACCCCGTGACATAATCGATAACGCCGTGGCCATGGCTGTCCAATCTCCCAGCGCCTGCAACCGCCAGCCTTACAAGTTCATGATTTTTGACGACCCGGGTTCGGTAGCGCAGGTGTCCGAGCTGCCTATGGGTGTGGCCGGGTTTAGCCATAACTTTCCAGCGATGGTAGCGGTGGTGGGGCGGCTTCGCGCTTACCCGCACGTGCGTGACCGGCACGTTATATATATCGACGGCGCATTGGCCGCGATGTCGTTCATGTTTGCGCTGGAAACCCAGGGCGTTGCTTCCTGTTCGATCAACTGGCCAGACATCCCCGAGCGGGAAGATGCAGCGACCAGGTTGCTGAACCTTGAGCCCGACGAACGTATCGTGATGTTCATTTCTGTCGGCTACGCCGCAGAAGAAGGCCTGGTCCCCTATTCACAAAAACTCTCCCTCGACGAGGCGCGCGTATATAGCAGTCTGGGTGCCCACGGCGAATGA
- a CDS encoding polysaccharide pyruvyl transferase family protein, translating to MNIEIRKAGFVNKGAELMLHAVVQQLRRNCPNARLVMEPSRETGPYPYRGRAELGLYQKAWLWRKNIPFGDLAAFVPARLREMYGVVLDSEIDVVLDAAGFAYTDQWGAQLSEELARASRRWKKRGTKVILMPQAFGPFRDERSKAAVKEFVGNCDLIFAREPVSYKHLTDIVGEQDKIKMCPDFTNLLQGTVPDYFDPATHQIAIVPNYRMMDKTSEAVAKGYVPFLKRAAQRLLDKGAKPFMLVHEGEDDLNLAREVSQAVGGIPVVIEANPLAIKGILGACRGTVGSRFHGLVSALSQGVPSLATGWSHKYQMLFADYGFEPGILDISMSEEELDHVLEYLTDKQRSQELSVRLMLRSEALKKQSQAMWSEVYKILSAPIAGRQTAPIKPVGPVCS from the coding sequence ATGAACATTGAAATCCGAAAAGCCGGGTTTGTGAACAAGGGCGCCGAGCTGATGCTGCATGCTGTGGTGCAACAACTTCGCCGTAATTGCCCCAATGCCAGGCTCGTCATGGAACCGAGCCGGGAAACCGGCCCCTATCCTTACCGTGGCAGAGCCGAGCTTGGCCTGTATCAAAAAGCCTGGTTGTGGCGCAAGAACATCCCTTTCGGGGACTTGGCTGCTTTCGTTCCGGCCCGTCTGCGCGAAATGTATGGCGTAGTGCTGGATAGTGAGATCGACGTGGTTCTGGATGCAGCTGGTTTCGCCTATACCGATCAGTGGGGTGCCCAATTATCCGAGGAACTGGCCCGTGCCAGCCGCCGCTGGAAAAAGCGCGGCACCAAGGTGATTCTCATGCCTCAGGCGTTCGGTCCCTTCCGTGATGAGCGGAGCAAGGCCGCGGTAAAGGAGTTTGTCGGCAACTGCGATTTGATCTTTGCCCGTGAACCGGTCTCCTACAAGCACCTGACCGATATCGTCGGCGAGCAGGATAAAATCAAGATGTGTCCGGACTTCACCAACCTCCTGCAAGGTACGGTGCCCGACTACTTCGATCCTGCGACCCACCAGATCGCCATCGTTCCGAATTACCGGATGATGGACAAGACCAGTGAAGCGGTCGCCAAGGGCTACGTGCCTTTTCTTAAGCGCGCTGCCCAGCGGCTGCTGGACAAGGGTGCCAAGCCCTTCATGTTGGTACATGAAGGCGAGGACGACCTGAACCTGGCGCGCGAAGTCTCCCAGGCAGTCGGGGGAATCCCGGTCGTCATTGAAGCCAATCCGCTTGCCATCAAGGGTATTCTTGGTGCGTGTCGGGGTACGGTCGGAAGCCGCTTCCACGGGCTGGTCAGCGCGTTGTCCCAGGGCGTTCCGTCACTGGCCACTGGCTGGAGTCACAAATACCAGATGCTGTTTGCCGACTATGGATTCGAGCCGGGTATTCTGGATATCAGCATGTCCGAAGAAGAGCTGGACCATGTGCTGGAATATCTGACCGATAAACAGCGCTCCCAGGAGCTTTCGGTCCGTCTGATGCTGCGTTCTGAGGCGTTGAAAAAACAATCGCAAGCGATGTGGAGCGAGGTATACAAGATACTGAGCGCGCCCATCGCGGGTCGTCAGACAGCCCCGATCAAGCCAGTCGGACCGGTCTGCTCCTAA
- a CDS encoding NAD(P)-dependent alcohol dehydrogenase, translating to MTEVLGYAATNPDAPLAPFRFERRTPGPQDIQIDILYCGVCHSDLHTARNDWNNTLYPSVPGHEIVGRVSAVGSQVTGFKVGDMAGVGCMVDSCQACASCSEGLEQYCENGFTGTYNGPVAGGENTYGGYSSKIVVDEKFVLRISHTENLAAVAPLLCAGITTYSPLRQWRVGPGQKVGVVGLGGLGHMAVKIANAMGARVVLFTTSPDKKKDALRLGASEVVVSKNQDEMDAHRDSFDFILNTVAAPHNLDAYMVLLKRDATMTLVGAPATPHPSPDVFGLVFRRRRLAGSLIGGIAETQEMLDFCAEHGIVSDIEMISMDQINEAYERMLKSDVKYRFVIDMATLPPA from the coding sequence ATGACTGAAGTACTTGGTTACGCCGCGACAAATCCTGATGCGCCGCTGGCGCCGTTTCGTTTCGAACGCCGGACACCTGGCCCCCAGGATATACAGATCGATATTCTCTACTGCGGCGTCTGCCATTCAGACCTGCACACCGCCCGCAACGACTGGAACAACACACTCTATCCGTCCGTTCCGGGTCACGAGATTGTTGGCCGCGTTTCTGCGGTGGGCTCGCAGGTCACTGGGTTCAAAGTGGGTGATATGGCTGGCGTCGGCTGCATGGTCGACAGTTGCCAGGCCTGCGCGTCCTGTTCAGAGGGGTTGGAGCAATACTGCGAGAACGGCTTCACCGGTACCTACAACGGCCCGGTTGCTGGCGGCGAGAATACCTATGGCGGTTATTCCAGCAAGATCGTAGTGGATGAGAAATTCGTCCTGCGCATCAGCCACACGGAGAACCTGGCCGCTGTGGCACCCTTGCTCTGCGCCGGCATTACCACTTACTCGCCGCTGCGTCAGTGGAGGGTCGGGCCGGGTCAGAAGGTAGGCGTCGTCGGGCTAGGCGGGCTTGGCCACATGGCGGTCAAAATTGCCAATGCAATGGGCGCCAGGGTCGTCCTCTTTACTACCTCGCCGGACAAGAAAAAGGATGCGCTGCGTCTGGGCGCGAGCGAAGTGGTCGTTTCGAAGAATCAGGACGAAATGGACGCGCACCGCGATAGCTTCGACTTTATTCTCAATACGGTTGCCGCACCGCATAATCTCGACGCCTATATGGTCCTGCTCAAGCGCGATGCAACGATGACGCTGGTAGGCGCGCCGGCTACGCCACATCCATCACCGGATGTCTTTGGCCTGGTATTCCGTCGCCGTCGACTTGCCGGATCATTGATTGGCGGCATCGCCGAGACGCAGGAGATGCTCGATTTCTGCGCTGAACACGGTATCGTTTCGGATATTGAAATGATCTCGATGGATCAGATTAACGAAGCCTACGAGCGCATGCTCAAGAGCGATGTGAAATACCGGTTCGTAATTGATATGGCGACGCTTCCGCCAGCCTGA
- a CDS encoding DNA repair exonuclease, giving the protein MPRFLHTADWQIGRQYERFGPEDGPVLAETRISTVERIAQLANQRNVDAVLVAGDVFDAQTVSDRTIRRLFMAMQGYAGPWILIPGNHDAALAESVWTRAERLEAIPDNVHVALQPGVLVFAEQQLAVLAGPLTQRHTYSDLTEWFDHAETPPGLLRIGIAHGSVQGILAEDIDSPNPIAPDRAERAGLDYLALGDWHGCKRIDARTWYSGTPEQDRFKSNGAGQLLDVSIERPGDEPQVTAVAVGQFPWLQWSQQLDLPSDLDLFIDQLQQLAQPSVVSIALSGHLDLAGEQRLHQALSRAEAFHRYLEYDLQDLRLYPTEADIADLQADGYLGEVIEELRQAQQGDAAGTAREALVILSGLLRDRQSEGGAQ; this is encoded by the coding sequence ATGCCGCGTTTCCTGCACACCGCCGACTGGCAGATCGGTCGACAATATGAGCGTTTCGGTCCGGAAGACGGGCCGGTTCTTGCGGAAACGCGGATCAGTACGGTGGAGCGTATAGCTCAGCTCGCCAATCAACGGAATGTTGACGCGGTATTGGTCGCGGGCGATGTGTTTGACGCGCAAACGGTTTCGGACCGGACCATCCGCCGTCTGTTCATGGCCATGCAAGGATACGCAGGCCCCTGGATACTGATTCCCGGCAACCACGACGCCGCGCTGGCCGAAAGTGTGTGGACCCGTGCCGAGCGGCTCGAGGCGATCCCGGATAACGTGCACGTTGCGCTACAACCGGGCGTGCTGGTCTTTGCTGAACAGCAGCTGGCGGTTCTGGCCGGTCCGCTGACGCAGCGGCACACCTATAGTGACCTCACCGAATGGTTCGACCATGCCGAAACGCCGCCCGGGCTGCTGCGTATCGGCATTGCCCATGGCAGCGTTCAGGGCATTCTGGCTGAAGATATCGACTCGCCGAATCCTATCGCGCCGGATCGGGCCGAGCGTGCCGGCCTCGATTATCTCGCGCTGGGTGACTGGCATGGTTGCAAGCGTATCGATGCGCGTACCTGGTATAGCGGTACGCCTGAACAGGACCGCTTCAAGAGCAACGGTGCGGGTCAGCTGCTGGATGTCAGCATTGAGCGCCCCGGCGACGAGCCGCAGGTCACTGCGGTTGCTGTCGGCCAGTTCCCATGGCTGCAGTGGAGCCAGCAGCTCGATTTGCCCTCGGATCTGGATCTGTTTATTGATCAGCTGCAGCAACTGGCTCAGCCGTCGGTCGTCAGCATCGCCTTGTCTGGCCATCTGGACCTGGCGGGGGAACAACGTTTGCATCAGGCCCTGAGCAGGGCGGAGGCGTTCCACCGCTATCTTGAATACGATCTGCAGGATCTTCGTTTGTATCCCACCGAAGCCGACATTGCCGATTTACAGGCTGACGGCTATCTCGGTGAGGTGATTGAAGAGTTGCGTCAGGCGCAACAGGGCGACGCAGCCGGCACGGCTCGGGAGGCGCTGGTGATTCTATCCGGGCTGTTGCGCGATCGTCAGAGCGAAGGGGGTGCGCAATGA